One Deinococcus sp. LM3 genomic region harbors:
- a CDS encoding DUF11 domain-containing protein has translation MQPDFKRLATALTALLAVSAGAGAQEISTSLPLTTVGDQLTWSVGDQDLALDVPIDGAVRLELYSPRVDQSDYRSDTYYGDEQYDANRSDVTTTFTLIDSDGRAVLTRTFTPGAHDWETLFDQTLPAGRYRLKAVTQGNGKNTFAIRLAGISASVSADRLNVNVHSQDWVPAVNVSSDGQNHVLRMYDGDGPQELQARLRDEQGNVTPLTVSADLGFTDIALPARAGNYTVELRQPATARQFSNTVGFSLTRAGTPEPITISRVDQTGLLRVTAELILPGSVTPTTVDALVGKSTVTVGGTFTQRVAPGTYAVVPGPVPGADVTVDTRSVNVPRNGQGEARIQVRPTASLTLSSDKLDVCVGDTVTLTARAATAYAGELPLDLTLDTPGLNVEGLNSVQGTLSAARPGELRVTGTATQSGPLTVTARLAPWAQEQRVTLNVLADSTVLQLGRDALPDATQGDEVTVTLRVTNTSARPVPYLLLDTPGSGLEALGTTSFTGTLAAGETRALSYRARVTATGTLDLNASLRTPDCAVTQTAAGQLSAQPVPAAEAPAQRRASSVTLPFDAPRQATELIVAHRAPTGAALVPGSSRLDGQPIADPVRGPSGTLYWVLPEPASSPATASGAALRGAVTYDLSHEGPLPTLDAPALLARFKGERSENLEGRVDLNDLNAAQSVTAPTATVTENAGAIKFPLNGSQVRIRDRISVVVEVPADQTARLNVNGMPVPDDQIGEVTTDAERGTRRVTYVGVPLRTGANTLQYGQDSVQVQLVGATARVEVLPGDLIADGSTPLRLRLRALDASGNLTTQSTLTLRSNLEPRTPDQNPTEADYQITLVGGEGELVLNPQSSPTTLKLGVLVGQEVRPYTFEVRPDSSRVGVGVVSATLGLDGNLNLADDLTWTARASYEGPLAGGKLYVSADKDGLPTDRDTLKRFSVYGDSSTESVPLQGIDPVALSYDHPTLRAEYRQTSLPIDVLPVGEQLTALTVTSKSNPQVSAFAALVPDARVSEQRLTPEGTRLLRLNNASPVTEGSETLELLTLERDTGKELRRVTLTRNVDYILDHRTGIITLARALDRTDAQLNDQIVLASYRLSDPLRQRKAAFGAQVKYTGQNYTVGAAAISLDQTVTTGARATYDNGTTRTDGLLAYSGGFQASADLSTTLGQNTIQARVRYQDGTYSGLAPFTPGLTTSASIDSRLTGNLSSSVQAEYHNTLGTAATDTSGGSVTGRADYRLAPFSVGAGLKYAFGDQYGVGAVLSAGYHQKPLDVDITHTQPLTGNLDPTTTITTRYAITDAVSVGLSDQINWNKGHTAALTLDSRLGNTNYQVAYDLPNAGGQGNRARFGVTTTLPLTDRVTAGLRGSATYNLATAQTELGAGADLRYGTDRVTATAGTDLTYTARGFGVVLRTGVTGSLSDHLSLTADGLMEFGAGKNGQRAAIGYAYRNRTFNSLGTVRYINGTLAGNQPELSSNFAAEYRQPTWAVRAGLDTRTLLNDPDSFTAQFGASSTYYVNDRFGVGVWGRAITQPASGTTQYGYGLEASVRALPGTWITAGYNPAGFTGIGSTYTKQGAYLRLDLTLDETLGQNR, from the coding sequence GTGCAACCCGACTTCAAGCGACTCGCCACTGCCCTCACGGCCCTCCTGGCCGTCAGTGCCGGTGCCGGCGCACAGGAAATCAGCACCAGCCTGCCACTGACCACCGTCGGGGACCAGCTCACCTGGTCGGTCGGCGATCAGGACCTCGCCCTGGACGTTCCCATCGACGGCGCCGTGCGCCTGGAACTGTACAGCCCCCGCGTCGACCAGAGCGACTACCGCAGCGACACCTACTACGGCGACGAGCAGTACGACGCCAACCGCAGCGACGTCACCACCACGTTCACCCTGATCGACAGTGACGGCCGCGCCGTCCTGACCCGCACCTTCACGCCCGGCGCGCACGACTGGGAGACCCTGTTCGACCAGACGCTCCCCGCCGGCCGTTACCGCCTGAAGGCCGTGACGCAGGGCAACGGCAAGAACACCTTCGCCATCCGCCTCGCGGGGATCAGCGCGTCCGTCAGCGCCGACCGCCTGAACGTGAACGTCCACTCCCAGGACTGGGTGCCGGCCGTGAACGTCAGCAGCGACGGCCAGAACCACGTGCTGCGCATGTACGACGGCGACGGTCCCCAGGAACTGCAGGCCCGCCTGCGCGACGAGCAGGGCAACGTCACCCCCCTGACCGTCAGCGCCGACCTGGGCTTCACGGACATCGCGCTGCCCGCCCGCGCCGGGAACTACACCGTCGAGCTGCGGCAGCCCGCCACCGCCCGCCAGTTCAGCAACACGGTCGGGTTCAGCCTGACCCGCGCCGGCACGCCCGAGCCCATCACCATCAGCCGCGTCGACCAGACCGGCCTGCTGCGCGTCACCGCCGAACTGATCCTGCCCGGCAGCGTGACGCCCACCACGGTCGACGCCCTGGTCGGCAAGTCCACCGTCACGGTGGGCGGCACCTTCACGCAGCGCGTCGCGCCCGGCACGTACGCCGTCGTGCCGGGCCCCGTTCCCGGCGCGGACGTCACCGTGGACACCCGCAGCGTCAACGTGCCCCGCAACGGGCAGGGCGAGGCGCGCATCCAGGTGCGCCCGACCGCCAGCCTGACCCTGAGCAGCGACAAACTCGACGTCTGCGTGGGCGACACCGTCACCCTGACCGCCCGCGCCGCCACCGCCTACGCCGGCGAGCTGCCGCTGGACCTGACCCTCGACACGCCGGGCCTGAACGTGGAGGGCCTGAACAGCGTGCAGGGCACCCTGAGCGCCGCGCGCCCCGGCGAACTGCGCGTCACCGGCACCGCCACCCAGAGCGGCCCGCTGACCGTCACCGCCCGCCTCGCCCCGTGGGCCCAGGAGCAGCGCGTCACGCTGAACGTCCTGGCCGACAGCACCGTCCTGCAACTGGGCCGCGACGCCCTGCCGGACGCCACCCAGGGCGACGAGGTCACCGTCACGCTGCGCGTCACGAACACCTCGGCGCGGCCCGTGCCGTACCTGCTGCTCGACACGCCCGGCAGCGGCCTGGAAGCCCTGGGTACCACCAGCTTCACCGGCACCCTGGCTGCCGGCGAGACCCGCGCCCTGAGCTACCGCGCCCGCGTGACCGCCACCGGCACCCTCGACCTGAACGCCAGCCTGCGCACCCCGGACTGCGCCGTCACGCAGACGGCCGCCGGGCAGCTGAGCGCCCAGCCGGTCCCGGCTGCCGAGGCGCCCGCGCAGCGCCGCGCGAGCAGCGTCACCCTGCCCTTCGACGCGCCCCGTCAGGCGACCGAACTGATCGTCGCGCACCGCGCCCCTACCGGCGCGGCCCTGGTGCCCGGCAGCAGCCGCCTGGACGGACAGCCGATCGCCGATCCCGTCCGCGGTCCCAGCGGCACGCTGTACTGGGTGCTGCCCGAACCGGCCAGCAGCCCCGCCACTGCCAGTGGGGCCGCGCTGCGCGGCGCCGTCACGTACGACCTGTCGCACGAGGGACCGCTGCCCACCCTGGACGCCCCGGCGCTGCTGGCCCGCTTCAAGGGGGAACGCAGCGAGAACCTCGAGGGCCGCGTCGACCTGAACGACCTGAACGCTGCACAGAGCGTCACCGCGCCCACCGCGACCGTCACCGAGAACGCCGGCGCCATCAAGTTCCCGCTGAACGGCTCGCAGGTCCGAATCCGCGACCGCATCAGCGTCGTGGTCGAGGTGCCGGCCGACCAGACCGCCCGCCTGAACGTGAACGGCATGCCCGTCCCGGACGACCAGATCGGCGAGGTCACCACCGACGCCGAACGCGGCACCCGCCGCGTCACCTACGTCGGCGTGCCCCTCAGGACCGGCGCGAACACCCTGCAGTACGGCCAGGACAGCGTCCAGGTGCAACTGGTCGGCGCGACCGCCCGCGTGGAAGTCCTGCCCGGCGACCTGATCGCCGACGGCAGCACCCCGCTGCGCCTGCGCCTGCGCGCCCTGGACGCCAGCGGTAACCTGACCACCCAGTCCACACTGACGCTACGCTCCAACCTCGAGCCGCGCACCCCCGACCAGAACCCCACCGAGGCCGACTACCAGATCACCCTGGTGGGCGGCGAGGGCGAACTCGTCCTGAACCCCCAGTCGTCGCCCACCACCCTGAAACTCGGCGTGCTGGTCGGCCAGGAAGTGCGACCCTACACCTTCGAGGTCCGGCCCGACAGCAGCCGCGTCGGCGTCGGCGTGGTCAGCGCCACCCTCGGCCTGGACGGCAACCTGAACCTCGCCGACGACCTGACCTGGACCGCCCGCGCCTCCTACGAAGGGCCGCTGGCCGGCGGGAAACTGTACGTCTCTGCCGACAAGGACGGCCTGCCCACCGACCGCGACACCCTCAAGCGTTTCAGCGTGTACGGCGACAGCAGCACCGAGAGCGTGCCCCTGCAGGGCATCGACCCGGTCGCGCTCAGCTACGACCACCCCACCCTGCGCGCCGAGTACCGCCAGACCAGCCTGCCCATCGACGTCCTGCCGGTCGGCGAGCAACTGACTGCCCTGACCGTCACCAGCAAGAGCAACCCCCAGGTGTCCGCCTTCGCCGCGCTCGTCCCGGACGCCCGCGTCAGCGAGCAGCGCCTGACCCCCGAAGGCACCCGCCTGCTGCGCCTGAACAACGCCAGCCCCGTCACCGAAGGCAGCGAAACCCTCGAACTGCTCACCCTGGAACGCGACACCGGCAAGGAACTGCGCCGCGTCACCCTGACCCGCAACGTCGACTACATCCTCGACCACCGCACCGGCATCATCACGCTCGCCCGCGCCCTGGACCGCACGGACGCGCAACTGAACGACCAGATCGTCCTGGCCAGCTACCGCCTCAGCGACCCGCTGCGCCAGCGCAAGGCAGCGTTCGGCGCGCAGGTCAAGTACACCGGCCAGAACTACACGGTCGGCGCGGCCGCCATCAGCCTCGACCAGACCGTCACGACCGGCGCCCGCGCCACCTACGACAACGGCACCACCCGCACCGACGGCCTGCTCGCCTACTCCGGCGGATTCCAGGCCAGCGCCGACCTCAGCACCACCCTCGGCCAGAACACCATCCAGGCGCGCGTGCGCTACCAGGACGGCACGTACAGCGGCCTCGCGCCCTTCACGCCCGGCCTGACCACCAGCGCCAGCATCGACAGCCGCCTGACGGGCAACCTCAGCAGCAGCGTCCAGGCCGAATACCACAACACCCTGGGCACCGCCGCCACCGACACCAGCGGCGGCAGCGTCACCGGCCGCGCCGACTACCGCCTCGCGCCGTTCAGCGTCGGCGCGGGCCTCAAGTACGCCTTCGGGGACCAGTACGGCGTCGGAGCTGTCCTTAGCGCCGGCTACCACCAGAAACCCCTGGACGTGGACATCACCCACACCCAGCCGCTGACCGGGAACCTCGACCCCACCACCACCATCACCACCCGCTACGCCATCACCGACGCCGTCAGCGTCGGCCTGAGCGACCAGATCAACTGGAACAAGGGCCACACCGCCGCCCTGACCCTCGACAGCCGCCTGGGCAACACCAACTACCAGGTCGCCTACGACCTTCCCAACGCCGGCGGCCAGGGCAACCGCGCCCGTTTCGGCGTCACCACCACCCTGCCCCTCACTGACCGCGTCACCGCCGGCCTGCGCGGCAGCGCCACCTACAACCTCGCCACCGCCCAGACTGAACTCGGCGCCGGCGCCGACCTGCGCTACGGCACCGACCGAGTCACCGCCACTGCCGGCACGGACCTCACGTACACCGCCAGAGGCTTCGGCGTGGTCCTGCGCACCGGCGTCACCGGCAGCCTCAGCGACCACCTGAGCCTCACCGCCGACGGCCTGATGGAATTCGGCGCCGGCAAGAACGGCCAGCGCGCCGCCATCGGCTACGCCTACCGCAACCGCACCTTCAACTCCCTGGGCACCGTCCGCTACATCAACGGCACCCTGGCCGGCAACCAGCCCGAACTGAGCAGCAACTTCGCCGCCGAGTACCGCCAGCCCACCTGGGCCGTCCGCGCCGGACTGGACACCCGCACCCTCCTGAACGACCCCGACAGCTTCACCGCGCAGTTCGGCGCCAGCAGCACCTACTACGTCAACGACCGCTTCGGCGTGGGCGTCTGGGGCCGCGCCATCACCCAGCCCGCCAGCGGCACCACCCAGTACGGCTACGGCCTCGAAGCGTCCGTCCGCGCCCTGCCCGGCACCTGGATCACCGCCGGGTACAACCCCGCCGGCTTCACCGGCATCGGCAGCACCTACACCAAACAGGGCGCCTACCTGCGCCTGGACCTGACCCTCGACGAAACCCTCGGACAGAACAGGTAA